In one window of Blastocatellia bacterium DNA:
- a CDS encoding amidohydrolase family protein codes for MWVPKFVRDWRKGVDSPVPTQIVSNGEFIPRPQNETQKKIEYVIGEMAEERAKKLGMDRRTFMRTTMGLAVCFLAQNKVYGKNYWDVDEAETWEPAAYEEKWPKGEYFIFDVQTHFTNGIALNFRNLEFIRNMGFNLKNDAEAYSFRNFVKEMFFDSETSMIVISGVPSRELLRAPDGRVLVDAERTPGGALLPSWLMAKAKREINALAGSQRALCQGNCAPNHYWDRTKNQPDWPALYEQMEREVKVYNIDSWKWYCHFDPGRSGRGFQLDDEYAAKFYEYSRKLGVKIFSVHKGYSYQSRTLGHLANPKDVEKAALENPDLTFVIYHSAIKHGPNEPDWVANNKYDPTTGDFEWHNVLMDIKRRNPQINNVYCEIGSFFGVLAIAHPEMAMHGMGKNIKYYGVDHVIWGTDCIWWGSPQWLIDAFKRFQISDEFCEKFGYQKLTKEDKAKIFGLNAARIYGIDVAAKRNPLPADTLDRLKVAYEQSGGERSNAIYGWVRADD; via the coding sequence ATGTGGGTCCCGAAATTTGTTCGAGATTGGCGCAAAGGGGTTGATTCGCCCGTCCCCACGCAGATCGTCTCCAATGGCGAGTTTATCCCTCGTCCCCAAAACGAGACGCAAAAAAAGATCGAGTATGTCATCGGCGAGATGGCCGAGGAGCGGGCCAAGAAACTCGGTATGGATCGCCGGACCTTCATGCGGACGACAATGGGACTGGCAGTGTGTTTCCTCGCTCAGAACAAGGTCTATGGCAAAAACTACTGGGATGTGGACGAAGCCGAGACGTGGGAACCCGCTGCCTACGAGGAGAAATGGCCCAAGGGCGAATACTTCATCTTTGACGTTCAAACGCACTTCACCAATGGCATTGCCCTGAATTTCCGTAATCTCGAGTTCATCCGCAACATGGGCTTTAACCTCAAAAACGATGCCGAAGCTTATAGCTTCCGCAACTTCGTCAAGGAAATGTTCTTCGACAGCGAAACCAGTATGATTGTCATCTCCGGCGTGCCCAGTCGCGAGCTGCTCCGGGCTCCCGATGGACGAGTGCTCGTGGATGCCGAGCGCACGCCCGGTGGGGCGTTACTGCCGAGCTGGCTCATGGCCAAGGCTAAGAGGGAAATCAACGCGCTGGCCGGCTCCCAACGGGCGCTGTGTCAGGGCAACTGCGCTCCCAACCACTACTGGGATCGCACGAAGAACCAGCCCGACTGGCCGGCCCTCTACGAGCAGATGGAACGCGAAGTCAAGGTGTACAACATTGACTCCTGGAAATGGTACTGCCATTTCGATCCCGGACGGTCCGGTCGTGGGTTCCAGCTCGATGATGAATACGCCGCTAAGTTTTACGAGTACTCGCGCAAACTCGGCGTGAAAATCTTCAGCGTCCATAAGGGCTATTCCTACCAGTCGCGCACGCTCGGCCACCTGGCTAATCCCAAGGATGTCGAGAAGGCCGCCCTGGAGAATCCCGATCTCACCTTCGTCATCTACCATTCGGCCATCAAGCACGGACCGAATGAACCCGACTGGGTTGCTAACAACAAATATGACCCGACGACCGGCGACTTCGAGTGGCACAACGTGCTCATGGACATCAAGCGACGGAATCCCCAGATCAACAATGTCTATTGTGAGATCGGGAGCTTCTTCGGCGTGCTGGCCATCGCTCACCCGGAGATGGCCATGCACGGGATGGGGAAGAACATCAAATACTACGGCGTGGATCACGTCATCTGGGGAACGGACTGCATCTGGTGGGGATCGCCTCAATGGTTGATTGATGCTTTCAAACGGTTCCAAATCAGCGATGAGTTTTGCGAGAAATTCGGCTACCAGAAGCTCACCAAGGAGGATAAGGCCAAGATCTTCGGCCTCAATGCTGCCCGGATCTACGGCATTGATGTGGCGGCTAAACGGAACCCGCTGCCGGCCGATACGCTCGACCGACTGAAAGTCGCCTATGAGCAATCGGGAGGTGAGCGGAGTAATGCCATTTATGGATGGGTTCGGGCGGATGATTAG